Sequence from the Fodinibius salicampi genome:
AATTCTTCGGCTTCATCAGCACTGTCGACCTCAAGGGTAATGGAAAAATTATTACCGATTGTGAGCTTCTGGTCCATTGAGTCCAGTACATCCGTTCCCATCAATACAGTACCTCCAGTAAGAGGGAGCACGATATTTGCGATCTTATCCAGGTCTTCCCCTGTGGCTCCCATATTGTCAGCCATGTCTTTGAATCGCGTTATTTGAAGCTCTCCGCTAAAAATAGATTGATAAAACTCAAAAGCTTCTTCGCAGTTTCCGTTAAAGTTGAGGTAGGGATTTACAGATTTCATAACTAATTAGTTGTTAGCAGTTAATAATTATTTTTTACTCTTGATCATTTTCAACTGCCTCCATATCCATCCACAGCACTTCCCAGATATGTCCATCGGGATCACTAAAGCTTCGGCTGTACATAAACCCGAGATCCTGGGTTTCTCCGGCTTCCTTCCCACCGTTATTCAAGGCTTTATCAACGAATTCATCAACCATCTCTTTGCTTTGGGTACTCAAGGCATTGAGCACTTCCGTGGTTTCATGGGCATCCGCTATCTTCTTTGATGTAAACTGTTTAGCCTTCTCATGTGTTAGTAACATCACATAAATAGTGTCAGAAATCACCACACAAGCTGCAGTTTCATCGGTGAATTGGGGATTGATAGAAAAACCAAGCTG
This genomic interval carries:
- a CDS encoding VOC family protein, whose protein sequence is MKSVNPYLNFNGNCEEAFEFYQSIFSGELQITRFKDMADNMGATGEDLDKIANIVLPLTGGTVLMGTDVLDSMDQKLTIGNNFSITLEVDSADEAEELFNKLSDGGKIQIPLVETEWAERYGALTDKFGIQWMVNYTGDVDFA
- a CDS encoding VOC family protein; translated protein: MDTQIFVNLPVKNLEISKTFYKQLGFSINPQFTDETAACVVISDTIYVMLLTHEKAKQFTSKKIADAHETTEVLNALSTQSKEMVDEFVDKALNNGGKEAGETQDLGFMYSRSFSDPDGHIWEVLWMDMEAVENDQE